In Podarcis muralis chromosome 14, rPodMur119.hap1.1, whole genome shotgun sequence, one genomic interval encodes:
- the MRPS11 gene encoding small ribosomal subunit protein uS11m, producing the protein MVEAWAPYVSPPTLSPGLGAAILGLVVSRGSVRIEGAAILPSPITARRAFRCSSAPIALRELRGARREGSRRWRGRIMIPWLALARRGLLGGGSGAPLSRGVQTGIQRLQGQTGDSASPAAEEEAEAANNSDFSFYPPAPGKGSTLRWDGKKFEEIPIAHIKATYNNTHILITSHENVALTLSTCGSEGFKSARKATAIAAQTTGIAVAAKASAKGVSHVRVVVKGLGPGRLAAIKGLTMGGLEVISITDDTPIPHNGCRPRKARRL; encoded by the exons ATGGTCGAGGCCTGGGCGCCGTACGTCTCTCCGCCCACGCTTTCTCCAGGCCTGGGCGCCGCCATTTTAGGATTAGTCGTAAGTAGAGGCTCTGTACGTATAGAGGGCGCCGCCATTTTGCCATCACCTATCACCGCGAGAAGAGCTTTCCGCTGTAGCTCCGCCCCTATCGCCCTGCGAGAGCTTCGCGGTGCCCGGCGTGAGGGATCCAGACGGTGGCGGGGAAGGATCATGATTCCTTGGTTGGCGCTTGCCCGGCGAGGGCTTTTGGGGGGCGGCTCGGG GGCTCCCCTGTCTCGCGGTGTGCAGACAGGTATCCAGAGACTTCAAGGGCAAACTGGGGATTCCGCCAGCCCAGCTGCTGAAGAAGAGGCAGAAGCTGCGAACAACAGCGACTTCAG CTTTTACCCCCCGGCACCAGGGAAAGGGAGCACTCTGCGGTGGGATGGGAAGAAGTTCGAAGAGATCCCAATAGCTCACATCAAAGCTACATATAACAA CACTCACATCCTGATCACCTCGCATGAGAACGTCGCCTTGACCCTGTCGACCTGCGGTAGCGAAGGGTTCAAGAGCGCCAGGAAGGCCACCGCCATTGCAGCACAGACCACGGGGATCGCAGTAGCAGCT AAAGCATCGGCGAAGGGTGTGTCCCACGTCCGAGTTGTGGTGAAAGGCCTAGGACCTGGCCGATTG gcaGCCATCAAAGGACTTACCATGGGTGGCTTGGAGGTGATTTCCATTACAGACGACACCCCGATCCCACACAATGGCTGCCGGCCTCGAAAGGCACGAAGGCTGTGA
- the MRPL46 gene encoding large ribosomal subunit protein mL46, whose amino-acid sequence MAAPFARVLLNGAAANWPARACWRGLSGGSAAAGPKWRLFGALCLQRPPRVSQEMSPEEKEMTELLQQVEMEKSLYSDHELRRFAEEERLRRKKDDDDTEQEIVLIQDVEDLWEQKFRKFNPAPRITEADKKNDRTSLNRKLDQNLLLLVKQKLGDQDVWLLPQTEWQEGETLRATAERALASLSGTHMEAKFLGNAPCGFYKYKFPKAAQTEDGTGAKVFFFKALLQGSHLPLANEKVDYVWVSKGELTDYLKPKYHSQVARFLVDL is encoded by the exons ATGGCGGCGCCCTTCGCCAGGGTGCTGCTGAACGGGGCTGCGGCGAACTGGCCGGCCCGCGCTTGTTGGAGGGGCCTTTCCGGCGGCTCCGCGGCAGCCGGGCCGAAATGGAGGCTTTTCGGAGCGCTTTGCTTGCAAAGGCCGCCCAGAGTCAGTCAGGAGATGAGTCCGGAGGAGAAAGAAATGACGGAGCTGCTGCAGCAG GTCGAGATGGAGAAAAGCCTCTATTCAGACCACGAACTCCGCCGCTTTGCTGAGGAGGAGCGTCTGCGGAGGAAAAAAGACGATGACGACACTGAGCAGGAGATCGTGCTGATTCAAGATGTGGAAGACTTGTGGGAACAGAAATTCCGGAAGTTCAATCCTGCCCCTCGGATAACAG AGGCTGACAAGAAAAATGACCGGACATCTTTGAACAGGAAGTTAGACCAGAACCTTCTGCTCCTGGTTAAGCAGAAGCTTGGTGACCAAGACGTTTGGCTCTTGCCTCAAACAGAGTGGCAAGAAGGGGAGACTCTGCGAGCCACAGCAGAACGGGCCTTAGCCTCTCTCTCAG GAACCCACATGGAGGCCAAGTTCCTAGGCAATGCGCCATGCGGCTTTTACAAGTACAAGTTCCCCAAGGCAGCCCAGACAGAAGACGGCACGGGAGCCAAGGTCTTCTTCTTCAAAGCCCTCCTACAGGGCAGCCACTTGCCCTTGGCCAATGAGAAAGTGGACTACGTCTGGGTCAGCAAAGGGGAGCTGACGGACTACTTGAAACCCAAGTACCACTCCCAGGTTGCTCGCTTTCTTGTGGACTTGTGA